In Oryza brachyantha chromosome 2, ObraRS2, whole genome shotgun sequence, a single window of DNA contains:
- the LOC102720117 gene encoding probable E3 ubiquitin-protein ligase XBOS32: MGFLSLVGNSFGCSASGERLVSAARDGDLQEARALLEYNPRLARYSTFGGRNSPLHYAAAQGHHEIVSLLLESGVEINLRNYRGQTALMQACQYGHWEVVQTLMLFNANVHRTDYLNGGGALHFAALHGHARCLRLVLVDYVPSTPNFWNLMNDSLSEEGSSADFDEDGLLKMVNQKADGGLTSLHMAALNGHVECVQLLLDLGACVSEVTIEDGTTIDLIGAGSTPLHYAACGGNAVCCQLLIARGASLSAQNASGWTPLMVARSWHRNSLEEILSKEPESRIRTVPSPYLCLPLMSIMSIAREFGWRYLNQSPACIDPCAVCLEGSCSVAAEGCKHEFCTRCALYLCSTSYTSVSPAGAIPCPLCRHPIIAFTALPGTSPIRELPRNSLSLSFCTTCPAVNSDSSPSISSHLYRTEFQCARMPPMGSSSFRSLSCQRLPAMKLNPAFCMGAMDTNPCLIRCSRFGSSLRRSASQGESSRRAWPLTFDGIAATGS, from the exons ATGGGGTTCCTCAGCCTCGTGGGCAACTCCTTTGGGTGCTCGGCTTCCGGCGAGAGGCTCGTCTCGGCGGCCCGGGACGGCGACCTGCAGGAGGCGCGTGCGCTGCTCGAGTACAACCCCCGGCTTGCCCGGTACTCTACTTTCGGCGGCCGGAACTCGCCGCTTCACTACGCCGCCGCACAGGGTCACCACGAG ATTGTTTCTCTGTTGCTCGAATCCGGTGTCGAGATCAACCTTAGGAACTACAGGGGCCAG ACTGCTCTAATGCAAGCCTGTCAGTATGGCCACTGGGAGGTTGTTCAAACACTGATGCTTTTCAATGCAAAT GTTCACAGGACAGATTATTTGAATGGTGGGGGTGCTCTCCATTTTGCTGCACTGCACGGTCATGCTCGGTGCCTTCGCCTTGTGCTTGTTGATTATGTGCCAAGCACACCAAACTTCTGGAACTTGATGAATGACAGTCTATCTGAAGAAGGCTCATCTGCTGATTTTGATGAAGA TGGTTTGCTCAAGATGGTAAATCAGAAGGCAGATGGAGGACTGACTTCACTTCATATGGCAGCGTTAAATGGGCATGTAGAGTGTGTACAATTGTTACTGGACTTGGGAGCATGCGTTTCTGAGGTCACTATTGAAGATGGAACAACTATTGACTTAATAG GAGCTGGTAGCACCCCGCTTCATTACGCTGCATGTGGTGGAAATGCTGTCTGTTGTCAA CTTCTTATTGCTCGAGGAGCTAGCCTTTCTGCACAGAACGCTAGTGG CTGGACCCCATTGATGGTAGCTCGCTCGTGGCACAGAAACTCTCTCGAGGAAATTCTTAGTAAAGAACCAGAGAGTCGAATACGCACTGTTCCTTCTCCATACTTGTGCCTCCCACTTATGAGTATCATGAGCATTGCCAG ggAGTTTGGCTGGAGATACCTAAACCAGTCACCTGCATGTATTGACCCATGTGCTGTCTGCTTAGAAGGAAGCTGCTCTGTTGCTGCAGAAG GATGCAAACATGAATTCTGCACAAGATGTGCTCTATACCTTTGCTCAACCAGTTATACGTCAGTAAGTCCAGCAGGTGCCATACCGTGCCCCCTCTGTCGACACCCAATCATCGCTTTCACTGCACTTCCTGGGACAAGCCCAATAAGAGAGCTCCCAAGAAATAGTCTTTCGTTGTCATTTTGCACTACATGCCCAGCTGTGAACTCCGATTCTAGTCCCTCAATTTCCAGCCATCTGTATCGGACAGAATTTCAGTGCGCACGCATGCCACCTATGGGTTCATCGTCCTTCCGCTCCCTGAGCTGCCAGAGGTTGCCGGCGATGAAGCTTAATCCAGCATTTTGTATGGGTGCTATGGATACAAATCCCTGCCTTATAAGATGCTCAAGGTTCGGATCCAGCTTGCGTCGGTCGGCTTCCCAAGGAGAAAGTAGCAGGAGAGCATGGCCTCTAACTTTTGATGGCATTGCTGCCACTGGTAGCTGA
- the LOC102703941 gene encoding transcription factor IBH1-like 1, with protein sequence MGSEPGVQAAGGGGGGSGRLKRALLRNLILGLRKAGVASREMGFHERKSAIKRAADAALASARGDAPCWSRSLAAELARHRSSAIRPAPSAEPCKALATPPRPSRKMVCKKILRRSLLRRPKPGNTTAANRAYGAGVVLARAMVRKRTNVLKEIVPGGKALDVCTLLGETLDYAVSLKAQVDVMQLLVRTLQEQKKLK encoded by the exons ATGGGTTCAGAACCAGGCGTTCAAGcagccggcggtggtggtggcggctcCGGGCGGCTCAAGCGGGCGCTGCTCAGGAACCTCATCCTAGGGCTCAGGAAGGCCGGCGTCGCGTCCAGGGAGATGGGCTTCCACGAGAGGAAGAGCGCCATCaagcgcgccgccgacgctgcGCTCGCCTCCGCCAGGGGCGACGCGCCGTGCTGGAGCCGCTCCCTGGCGGCGGAGCTCGCGCGGCACCGTTCTTCGGCGATCCGACCAGCTCCTTCCGCCGAGCCCTGCAAGGCGCTAGcgacgccgccacggccgTCGAGGAAGATGGTCTGCAAGAAGATCCTGAGGAGGAGCCTCCTCCGGCGGCCGAAGCCGGGGAACACCACGGCCGCAAACAGGGCgtacggcgccggcgtcgttcTCGCGAGGGCCATGGTGAGGAAGAGGACCAACGTGTTGAAGGAGATCGTGCCGGGAGGGAAAGCTCTTGACGTGTGCACGTTGCTGGGAGAAACCCTAGACTACGCCGTGTCCCTGAAAGCTCAAGTCGATGTAATGCAGCTTCTGGTGAGGACTCTCcaagaacaaaagaaactcAA GTAA